A portion of the Bacillus thuringiensis genome contains these proteins:
- the mraY gene encoding phospho-N-acetylmuramoyl-pentapeptide-transferase yields the protein MLEQGLLVTAGVAFLISVALSPLFIPFLRKLKFGQSIRDEGPKSHQKKSGTPTMGGIVIYVSMMVTSLIMAIKFNYLGAEVSLLLLVTFGYGLIGFLDDYIKVVKKRNLGLTSKQKLVGQLVIAIAFFLIGKGQAFHTYIMIPGTDVKFELGWAYFVLVLFMLIGGSNAVNLTDGLDGLLSGTAAIAFGAFSIIAVAQEQFGVAIFCMAVVGAVLGFLVFNANPAKVFMGDTGSLALGGAIAAVAILLKQELLLVIIGGVFVMETLSVIIQVISFKTTGKRVFKMSPLHHHYELCGWSEWRVVVTFWSAGFLLAVLGIYIGVWM from the coding sequence GTGCTTGAGCAAGGTTTATTAGTAACGGCTGGGGTAGCATTCTTAATTTCTGTTGCCCTTTCGCCATTGTTTATTCCATTTTTAAGAAAATTAAAGTTCGGACAGAGTATTCGTGATGAGGGACCAAAGTCACATCAAAAAAAATCAGGGACACCGACAATGGGTGGTATCGTCATATACGTATCTATGATGGTAACTTCACTTATTATGGCGATTAAGTTTAATTATTTAGGTGCAGAGGTTTCGTTATTACTATTAGTGACATTTGGTTACGGGTTGATCGGATTTTTAGATGACTACATAAAGGTAGTTAAGAAGAGAAATCTTGGTTTAACATCAAAACAAAAATTAGTAGGTCAGCTTGTTATTGCTATTGCGTTCTTTTTAATTGGAAAAGGGCAAGCGTTCCACACATACATCATGATTCCGGGAACGGATGTTAAGTTTGAATTAGGTTGGGCGTATTTTGTACTTGTACTATTTATGCTTATTGGTGGATCAAATGCAGTTAACTTAACTGATGGTTTAGATGGTTTATTATCAGGAACAGCGGCTATTGCATTTGGAGCATTTAGTATTATTGCTGTGGCACAAGAGCAATTTGGAGTAGCGATATTCTGTATGGCAGTTGTAGGAGCTGTACTTGGATTTTTAGTATTCAATGCGAATCCAGCAAAAGTGTTTATGGGAGATACAGGTTCATTAGCTTTAGGTGGAGCCATTGCAGCTGTAGCGATTTTATTAAAACAAGAATTGCTACTTGTAATTATTGGCGGAGTATTCGTAATGGAAACTTTATCGGTTATTATTCAGGTCATTTCATTTAAAACAACAGGAAAACGTGTCTTTAAAATGAGTCCATTACATCATCATTATGAATTATGTGGTTGGTCAGAGTGGCGTGTTGTTGTGACGTTTTGGTCTGCAGGATTTTTATTAGCTGTGTTAGGAATTTATATCGGGGTGTGGATGTAA
- the murD gene encoding UDP-N-acetylmuramoyl-L-alanine--D-glutamate ligase, producing the protein MKTVTEFQNKNILVLGIAKSGYAAATLLQKLGANVIVNDGKPLADNVLAAELQAKGMDVVCGGHPLELLERNISLVVKNPGIPYSNPILVAAKEKQIPIVTEVELAYRISKAPFVGITGSNGKTTTTMLTFEMLKEGQKHPVIAGNIGTVACEVAQDAKENEVIVTELSSFQLMGVESFQPKIAAFLNLFEAHLDYHGTKKEYGLAKANIFKNQTENDYSVINADDADVMALSADTKGQKILFSTTKEIEDGACIKDNALYFKGEKVVEVSDIVLPGQHNLENILAAMSIAKLLGTSNEAITVVLKRFTGVKHRLEYVTTINNRKFYNDSKATNMLATEKALSAFTQPIVLLAGGLDRGNEFDDLIPYFKNVKAIVTFGQTAPKLVRAAEKAGLDIIESVDTLDEAVVKAYAHSKDGDVVLLSPACASWDQFKTFEERGDIFIQAVHKLI; encoded by the coding sequence TTGAAAACTGTAACTGAATTTCAAAATAAGAATATTCTTGTATTAGGCATTGCAAAAAGTGGTTATGCAGCAGCTACATTGTTACAAAAGTTAGGGGCAAATGTTATTGTAAATGACGGAAAACCTTTAGCAGACAATGTACTTGCTGCAGAATTACAAGCAAAAGGAATGGACGTTGTATGCGGTGGTCATCCTTTAGAATTATTAGAGAGAAATATTTCTCTTGTAGTAAAAAATCCAGGAATTCCGTATTCTAATCCAATATTAGTTGCTGCGAAAGAAAAGCAAATTCCAATTGTTACGGAAGTTGAATTAGCATATCGTATTTCAAAAGCACCATTTGTTGGGATTACGGGGTCTAACGGTAAAACGACGACGACAATGCTTACATTTGAAATGCTAAAAGAAGGACAAAAGCATCCTGTAATTGCAGGGAACATTGGAACAGTAGCGTGTGAAGTAGCACAGGATGCAAAAGAAAATGAAGTTATAGTTACAGAACTTTCATCATTCCAATTGATGGGAGTAGAATCGTTCCAACCTAAAATTGCAGCGTTCTTAAACTTATTTGAAGCCCACTTAGATTATCATGGGACGAAGAAGGAATATGGTTTAGCAAAAGCAAATATTTTTAAAAACCAAACAGAAAACGACTATAGTGTAATAAATGCGGATGATGCAGACGTGATGGCTTTATCTGCAGATACTAAAGGCCAAAAAATCCTGTTTTCGACAACGAAAGAAATTGAAGATGGCGCGTGTATAAAAGACAACGCTCTTTATTTCAAAGGTGAAAAAGTTGTTGAAGTAAGCGATATCGTTTTACCTGGTCAACATAATCTAGAAAATATTTTAGCTGCGATGAGTATTGCGAAATTATTAGGTACTTCTAATGAAGCAATTACGGTCGTGTTAAAACGTTTTACGGGTGTAAAACATCGATTAGAATATGTAACAACGATTAACAACCGTAAGTTTTATAATGATTCAAAAGCAACGAATATGTTAGCGACTGAGAAAGCATTATCTGCGTTTACACAACCGATTGTGTTACTAGCAGGTGGGCTTGATCGCGGAAATGAATTCGATGATTTAATTCCGTATTTCAAAAATGTAAAAGCGATTGTAACATTTGGACAAACAGCTCCCAAACTAGTAAGAGCGGCAGAAAAAGCGGGATTAGATATAATTGAAAGTGTCGATACTTTAGATGAAGCAGTGGTGAAAGCTTATGCTCATTCTAAAGATGGTGATGTTGTTCTTCTTTCTCCAGCGTGTGCAAGCTGGGATCAATTTAAAACATTTGAAGAAAGAGGAGACATTTTTATACAAGCTGTGCATAAACTTATATAA
- the murE gene encoding UDP-N-acetylmuramoyl-L-alanyl-D-glutamate--2,6-diaminopimelate ligase, with product MKLHTLLSCLHDFPVVPKENPEITSIEADSRKVKEGSLFVCMKGYTVDSHDFAKQAAAQGAAAIVAERPIDVDVPVVLVKNTFRSLAVLADYFYGQPTHKLHLIGITGTNGKTTTSHIMDEIMRAHGHKTGLIGTINMKIGDETFEVKNTTPDALTLQQTFSKMVEQGVDSTVMEVSSHALDLGRVHGCDYDVAVFTNLTQDHLDYHKTMEEYKHAKGLLFAQLGNSYNHNREKYAVLNSDDNVTEEYMRSTAATVVTYGIDTTSDIMAKNIVMTSGGTTFTLVTPYESVNVTMKLIGKFNVYNVLAATAAGLVSGVKLETIIAVIKELAGVPGRFEVVDGGQNYTVIVDYAHTPDSLENVLKTAKQFAKGDVYCIVGCGGDRDRTKRPIMASVATKYATHAIYTSDNPRSEDPAAILDDMVHGASGNNYEVIIDRKEAIHHAIAKVKADDIIIIAGKGHETYQIIGKEVHHFDDREVAKEAIIGRLNNEE from the coding sequence ATGAAGTTGCATACACTTTTATCATGTTTGCATGATTTTCCAGTTGTTCCAAAAGAAAATCCAGAAATCACATCTATAGAAGCTGATTCACGTAAAGTGAAAGAAGGAAGCTTATTTGTATGTATGAAAGGATATACGGTTGATAGCCATGATTTTGCTAAGCAAGCAGCGGCACAAGGGGCGGCTGCTATTGTTGCGGAAAGACCAATTGATGTTGACGTTCCAGTTGTACTTGTGAAAAATACTTTTCGTTCGTTAGCGGTTTTAGCTGATTATTTTTATGGTCAACCGACACACAAGTTACATTTAATCGGAATTACAGGTACAAATGGAAAGACAACAACATCGCATATTATGGATGAGATTATGCGAGCACATGGTCATAAAACAGGGCTAATTGGAACGATTAATATGAAAATCGGTGATGAAACATTTGAGGTGAAAAATACAACACCAGATGCACTAACACTTCAACAGACGTTTTCAAAAATGGTTGAACAAGGTGTGGACAGCACGGTAATGGAAGTTTCGTCACATGCGTTAGATCTTGGGCGTGTACATGGATGTGATTACGATGTAGCGGTGTTTACGAATTTAACACAAGATCATTTAGACTATCATAAAACGATGGAAGAATATAAACATGCAAAAGGGTTACTATTTGCACAGCTTGGCAATAGTTATAATCATAATCGTGAAAAATACGCTGTGCTGAATAGCGATGATAATGTAACAGAAGAGTATATGAGAAGTACTGCAGCAACAGTTGTAACATATGGTATTGACACAACAAGTGACATTATGGCCAAAAATATCGTTATGACGAGTGGCGGGACTACATTTACGCTTGTCACACCGTATGAAAGTGTAAATGTTACGATGAAATTAATAGGTAAATTTAATGTATATAACGTACTTGCAGCAACAGCAGCAGGACTTGTTTCGGGTGTGAAATTAGAAACAATCATTGCTGTTATAAAGGAACTAGCTGGGGTTCCAGGACGCTTTGAAGTTGTTGATGGCGGACAAAATTATACAGTTATTGTTGATTATGCACATACGCCGGATAGTTTAGAAAATGTATTAAAAACTGCAAAACAATTTGCAAAAGGTGATGTGTATTGTATCGTTGGTTGTGGCGGCGATAGGGATCGAACGAAGAGACCGATAATGGCAAGTGTTGCAACGAAATATGCAACTCATGCAATTTATACATCAGATAATCCAAGAAGTGAAGATCCAGCGGCTATTTTAGATGATATGGTACATGGTGCAAGTGGGAATAATTATGAAGTGATTATTGATAGAAAAGAAGCAATACACCATGCAATTGCTAAAGTGAAAGCAGATGATATCATTATTATTGCTGGTAAGGGTCATGAAACGTATCAAATTATTGGTAAAGAAGTTCATCATTTTGATGATCGTGAAGTTGCTAAAGAAGCAATTATAGGGCGTTTAAACAACGAAGAGTAA
- the murG gene encoding undecaprenyldiphospho-muramoylpentapeptide beta-N-acetylglucosaminyltransferase: MRVLVSGGGTGGHIYPALALIREIKKLNPEARFLYIGTENGLESTIVPKAGIPFQSIVISGFKRKISLDNVKTVMRFLKGVQDSKRYIRRFNPDIVIGTGGYVCGPVVYAAAKLGIPTIVHEQNSVPGVTNKFLSRYVDKVAVCFEAATEHFPESKVVMTGNPRASEVMDQSGMKGKRSVGLSLPKKSVLIFGGSRGARPINDAFVEAIEQFGNKSYEILYVTGEVHYDKVMEAVKQKGNPNNVIIKPFIHNMPEVLTGVDLVVSRAGATTLAELTALGKPSVLIPSPYVTNNHQEKNARSVVDKGAAKMLLEKDLTAETLIRDIDEILLDAQTLQNMKLAAKQLGIPDAANKLYEVMNKLVKK; the protein is encoded by the coding sequence GTGCGTGTATTAGTGAGTGGTGGGGGTACTGGTGGTCATATTTATCCAGCTCTTGCTTTAATTAGAGAAATAAAAAAGTTAAATCCAGAAGCAAGATTTTTATATATTGGTACGGAAAATGGACTAGAGAGTACAATCGTTCCAAAAGCAGGTATACCATTTCAATCTATTGTTATAAGTGGATTTAAACGAAAAATATCATTAGATAATGTGAAAACAGTAATGCGTTTTCTAAAAGGTGTACAAGATAGTAAACGATATATTCGTCGTTTTAATCCAGATATCGTAATTGGAACGGGTGGATATGTATGTGGACCAGTTGTATACGCTGCAGCCAAATTGGGTATTCCAACTATTGTACATGAACAAAATAGTGTACCAGGTGTAACGAACAAATTTTTAAGCCGTTATGTTGATAAAGTTGCTGTTTGTTTTGAAGCAGCTACAGAGCATTTTCCAGAGTCAAAAGTAGTAATGACAGGTAATCCACGAGCATCAGAGGTAATGGATCAAAGTGGAATGAAAGGGAAACGTTCAGTTGGACTTTCTCTTCCTAAAAAGTCTGTACTTATATTTGGTGGAAGTCGCGGGGCTAGACCGATTAACGATGCCTTTGTTGAAGCGATTGAACAGTTTGGGAACAAAAGCTACGAAATACTATATGTAACAGGTGAAGTGCATTATGACAAAGTGATGGAAGCCGTGAAGCAAAAAGGGAACCCGAACAATGTTATTATTAAGCCGTTCATTCATAATATGCCAGAGGTACTAACTGGTGTAGACCTTGTTGTTTCAAGGGCTGGGGCAACAACACTTGCAGAATTAACAGCGTTAGGAAAACCAAGTGTGTTAATACCGAGTCCGTACGTAACAAATAATCATCAGGAAAAGAATGCACGTTCAGTTGTTGATAAAGGAGCAGCAAAAATGTTACTTGAAAAAGATTTAACAGCTGAAACGCTTATTCGTGATATTGATGAGATTTTATTGGATGCACAAACATTACAAAATATGAAGCTAGCTGCTAAGCAACTAGGTATTCCAGATGCAGCAAATAAGCTGTATGAAGTAATGAATAAGCTTGTAAAAAAATAA
- the spoVE gene encoding stage V sporulation protein E, with amino-acid sequence MKKTPDFILIIVTLSLLTIGMIMVYSASAVWASYKMGDSFFFAKRQLLFAGLGVVAMFFIMKIDYWVWRTYSKVILLVCFILLILVLIPGVGLVRGGARSWIGIGAFSIQPSEFMKFAMIIFLAKFLAERQKLITSFKRGLLPALSFVFLAFGMIMLQPDLGTGTVMVGTCIIMIFISGARVFHFAMFGLLGVAGFVALIASAPYRMKRITSYLDPWADPLGSGFQIIQSLLAIGPGGLFGLGLGQSRQKFLYLPEPQTDFIFAILSEELGFIGGSFVLLLFSLLLWRGIRIALGAPDLYGTFLAVGIVAMIAIQVMINVGVVTGLMPVTGITLPFLSYGGSSLTLMLMAVGVLLNISRHSRY; translated from the coding sequence ATGAAGAAAACGCCTGATTTTATTCTCATCATCGTAACACTTTCTTTGTTGACAATCGGAATGATTATGGTTTATAGTGCGAGTGCGGTTTGGGCCTCTTATAAAATGGGGGACTCATTCTTTTTTGCCAAAAGACAATTATTGTTTGCGGGTCTTGGTGTAGTAGCTATGTTTTTTATTATGAAAATTGATTATTGGGTGTGGCGTACGTATTCAAAAGTAATTTTGCTAGTTTGCTTCATTCTTCTTATTCTCGTTCTTATTCCTGGAGTAGGTCTTGTCCGAGGAGGAGCACGAAGTTGGATTGGGATCGGAGCCTTTTCGATTCAACCGTCAGAATTTATGAAGTTTGCGATGATTATTTTCTTGGCAAAGTTTTTAGCGGAACGGCAAAAATTGATTACATCTTTTAAACGTGGTTTATTACCGGCTCTTAGTTTTGTGTTTCTTGCTTTTGGGATGATTATGTTACAGCCAGACCTTGGGACAGGAACGGTAATGGTTGGAACATGTATAATTATGATATTTATTTCGGGAGCGAGGGTCTTTCACTTTGCAATGTTTGGTTTACTTGGTGTAGCAGGATTTGTAGCGTTAATCGCATCAGCACCGTATCGAATGAAACGCATTACATCATATTTAGATCCGTGGGCAGATCCGCTTGGAAGTGGATTTCAAATTATCCAATCACTACTCGCAATTGGACCTGGTGGATTATTTGGGCTTGGACTTGGACAAAGTAGACAAAAATTTCTTTACTTACCTGAACCACAAACTGACTTTATATTTGCGATCTTATCCGAGGAATTAGGTTTTATTGGTGGTTCATTTGTGTTATTATTATTTAGTCTATTATTATGGCGCGGGATTCGTATCGCATTAGGAGCGCCAGATTTATATGGTACGTTTTTAGCAGTAGGTATTGTGGCGATGATTGCGATTCAAGTAATGATTAATGTTGGTGTTGTAACAGGGCTGATGCCTGTTACGGGTATTACCTTGCCGTTTTTAAGTTATGGTGGATCAAGTTTGACATTAATGTTAATGGCAGTAGGTGTATTATTAAATATAAGTCGCCATTCTCGCTACTAA